In Spirochaetaceae bacterium, the DNA window ACGGTCAGGGGTGGAGGAAGGGCTGCAGGGCGGCGCGGTCCAGTTCCACGCCGTGGCCGGGGCGGTCGGGGGGCAGCGCGGCGCCGCGCTCCAGGCGCGGCGGCTCGCGCACGAAGCGCTCGGTGGCGAAGCCGTGCACTTCCAGGAAGGACGCGTTGGACACCGCGGCGAGCAGGTGCACGTGCAGTTCGTGGACGCCGTGGGAAGTCACCGGCAGGCGGTGCGCGGCGGCAAGCTCGGCCACCTGCATCCAGGCGCTGATGCCGCCGATGTTGGACACGTCCGGCTCCGGGAACGCCACCCCGCCCGCGCCGATCAGGTGGGCAAATTCGCGCACCGTGCGCAGGTTCTCGCCGGCCGCCAGCGGCAGCCCACCACCCTCGGCCACCCGGCGGTGGCCCGCGTAGTCGTCAGGCTCGATCGGCTCTTCCAGCCAGTACACCCCGAACCGCGCCAACTCGCGCGCCGCGGCCACCGCCTCATCCACGCCCCAGCGCATGTTGGCGTCGACCATCAGCGCCGTCTCCGCTCCCACCAAGTCGCGCATCGCCGCCACACGCTCCAGGTCCTCGCCGAGCACGTCGCGCCCCACCTTCATCTTGACGGCGCGGAAGCCGCCACCGAGCGCGGCGCGGGTCTGCTCCAGCAGTTCATCGAGCGGCAGCAGCAGGTCGATGCCGCCCACGTACGCCGGCACCGGCATCGCTTCCCGGCCGCCCAGTGTCCGCCACAGCGGCTCCTGCCGCGCCTTGGCGCGCAGATCCCACAGCGCGATGTCCACCGCGGAAATGGCGAACGCCGCGATGCCGCCGCGGCCGACGTAGTGGGTCCACTGCCACATGCGGCGCCACAGCGCCTCGATGTCGCCAGCGTCGGCGCCGATCAGCAACGGCGCCAGGTCACGCTCGATCAGCGCCAGGATCGCGCCCCCGCCGGCGTGCACGGTGTAGGTATAGCCCAGCCCGGTATGCCCGCCAGCGGCCGCCACCTCCACCGTCACCAGGTCATAGTGATCATGGCGGCCGTGAGTGGCGTCGGTGAGCGGCGCGTCCAGCGGAATCCGGTAGCAGGCGGCGTTGAGGTCGGTGATCGTCACGCCTGACCCGGTCCGAAAAAGCCGGCCGGTGGGCGATGCTTGGTCATCGGTTTTCATCGTCTTCCCTGTCGCGGAGTGACCGTACCGACTCAGACGATATTGGCTTGCAGCGCAGCCAGCGCGCCGTGCTCGTCGTGGGCCGCCACCGCCTCGTAGATCAGCCGGTGCTCGGCAAAGCTGTCCATCAGGTCGCTGAACCGGTCGTAGCGCATCAGCATACGGATGATCACCCGCCGCCACAGCGCCAGCAGATCCGGGTCGCCGTGGCTGGCCATGATCGCCTCGTGGAAGCGGACGTCGCCGGCCACCAGGTCGCGCGCGTTGCCCGCCTCACAGGCACTGCGGATCTGCTCCAGCACCTCGCCGAGCCGGCCCTCCAGCCGGCCAAGCCGCTCTCCGTCGGCAAAGGTACTGCTCAACGCGAACCCCTCGATGCGGCGCCGGATATCGGTGATCAGCGCACGGATCGCCTCGTTGGGGCGCGCCGCCACCGTCGCGCCGGCGTTGGGACGGGTGTTGACCAGCCCGTCCTGGCCGAGCTTGAGCAGCGCGTCGCGCACCGGTCCGCGGCTCACCCCGAAGCGTTCGGACAGCTCCTGCTCGCGCAGCGGGATGCCCTCGTCGAGTGCTCCGGTCATGATCTCCAGGCGGAGCTGCTCCACAATCTGCTCGGAGATGGAACGGTACACCGGCGCCGTCAGGGGGCTCATCCCTCGGTACGGTTGACGGTGGCCGGCGCCGACCGGGCCAGGGCGAGCGCCTCCTCGCGCTGGCTGCCGCGCAACGCGAACGAGCTCTGCATGAAGGTGTGCTCGTCGCAACGCAGGTTGTTGACCTTGAAGCCGCGACGGTTCAGGTCGCGATGCAGGTCGCAGTCGAAGCGCACCAGGAACGAGTGGCGCCGCGGGTAGAGCTGCTCGGCGTCCGGAATGTCGGTCAGGTGCGACAGCCCCCAGGTGATGCCGCGCCCGTCGCCGTTGTCCGCGAACGCGTCGGGACAGAAAGGGCCGCCGGCGATCGGGGGCATCTGCACATGCGCCTTCACCTCGAAGTTGAGCCCGTCGGGCGCGTACTGGATGGTGTCCTTCTCCGGACCATCCATAGCCACCAGTCCCGCCACGCCG includes these proteins:
- a CDS encoding mandelate racemase/muconate lactonizing enzyme family protein, giving the protein MKTDDQASPTGRLFRTGSGVTITDLNAACYRIPLDAPLTDATHGRHDHYDLVTVEVAAAGGHTGLGYTYTVHAGGGAILALIERDLAPLLIGADAGDIEALWRRMWQWTHYVGRGGIAAFAISAVDIALWDLRAKARQEPLWRTLGGREAMPVPAYVGGIDLLLPLDELLEQTRAALGGGFRAVKMKVGRDVLGEDLERVAAMRDLVGAETALMVDANMRWGVDEAVAAARELARFGVYWLEEPIEPDDYAGHRRVAEGGGLPLAAGENLRTVREFAHLIGAGGVAFPEPDVSNIGGISAWMQVAELAAAHRLPVTSHGVHELHVHLLAAVSNASFLEVHGFATERFVREPPRLERGAALPPDRPGHGVELDRAALQPFLHP
- a CDS encoding GntR family transcriptional regulator codes for the protein MSPLTAPVYRSISEQIVEQLRLEIMTGALDEGIPLREQELSERFGVSRGPVRDALLKLGQDGLVNTRPNAGATVAARPNEAIRALITDIRRRIEGFALSSTFADGERLGRLEGRLGEVLEQIRSACEAGNARDLVAGDVRFHEAIMASHGDPDLLALWRRVIIRMLMRYDRFSDLMDSFAEHRLIYEAVAAHDEHGALAALQANIV